Proteins from one Candidatus Zixiibacteriota bacterium genomic window:
- a CDS encoding ATP-binding protein — MPVSSEVSERLVAPADLTADAMAAFDHRLFKVLAEHPDVVILECAGLDRVTSDHISLLWRARRSCELAGIPMRLESPRPGLVRVLQVLDLGDFFDSDTGEQTALASTGPAAAPCDHSFSHVFTASILGFNSAVAHFNVFLQQLSVPETLMSELQTLFYEAGFNIVRHAGLDRGSRITVSCEATYDRLRLRFVDFGRPFNPTEYPTVPDVVSAASQRRTGGLGILMLRRLSDHLSYTRTGDGRNVLEIEKRISR; from the coding sequence ATGCCAGTCAGTTCCGAAGTGAGCGAGAGACTCGTCGCACCGGCCGACCTGACCGCTGACGCGATGGCGGCCTTTGATCACCGGCTGTTCAAGGTGCTGGCGGAGCATCCTGACGTCGTGATCCTGGAATGCGCGGGGCTTGACCGCGTGACATCCGACCACATCAGTTTGCTGTGGCGGGCACGTCGAAGCTGTGAGCTGGCGGGGATTCCCATGCGACTGGAATCACCCCGCCCGGGGCTCGTCCGCGTGCTGCAGGTCCTTGATCTCGGCGACTTCTTCGACAGCGATACCGGCGAGCAAACGGCACTGGCGTCCACAGGACCGGCCGCAGCGCCATGCGATCACTCCTTCAGCCACGTGTTCACGGCGAGCATTCTCGGTTTCAACAGTGCCGTGGCGCATTTCAACGTCTTCCTGCAGCAGTTGTCTGTTCCCGAAACACTGATGTCTGAGCTCCAGACTCTGTTCTATGAGGCGGGGTTCAACATCGTCAGACACGCCGGCCTGGATCGCGGCAGCCGCATCACCGTCTCGTGCGAGGCCACCTACGATCGCCTGCGGCTGCGCTTTGTCGACTTTGGGCGTCCATTCAACCCGACCGAATACCCGACGGTCCCCGACGTTGTGTCGGCCGCCAGTCAGCGGCGGACCGGAGGGCTGGGTATTCTCATGCTGCGCCGTCTATCCGACCATCTCTCGTACACCCGAACGGGTGATGGCCGCAACGTGCTCGAAATTGAGAAGAGGATCAGCCGATGA
- a CDS encoding SpoIIE family protein phosphatase, giving the protein MTSIDTRSLPADWPDASRYRRSIRWEFSLYVSAVIVILMLVTGYVVTRKYVTTVTRGVTEKLLVQARSYSTTAGKLILSANGPDLLMLSNVCKKLAADNKDVYWVGIAGADDHFLAHTDIKQLTQNASLRAGHDRAFAEVLRDNETLERAADTLSVTIPIVEQGIRIGRLALAASSRQIQAARRASIVTVASITLAMLMLGIPVTLLVVHRKLRAVGLITDALRRVDLNNIRFDVMIPTRNEFGYLAETVRVMGGKLNRAQQDLKEKERLDRELEIAHEIQESILPHCVPESDRFQMAVSYRSAKVVGGDYYDFLELDDTHLGLVVADVSGKSLPGMLVMLMTRDIIRSLARPGMPPAALLSAVNRKLHPDLKKGMFVTMFLGVLDTESGDFEFASAGHNPLIVLPVDGDTVELVKTRGFPLGMLPPDQFDARIESRRIALSQDMWLVQYTDGLNEGQDGDKNEFGIDRLLETIGSCRGLTADGLVDHTLKIHGDFVKSAPQYDDITLVAVKWIGGRPSTPPADPERELACQSVPK; this is encoded by the coding sequence ATGACCAGCATTGACACGCGCTCCCTACCCGCGGACTGGCCCGATGCCTCTCGCTACCGGCGGAGCATCCGTTGGGAGTTCTCTCTCTACGTATCCGCCGTCATCGTCATTCTGATGCTGGTCACAGGGTATGTCGTAACGCGCAAGTACGTGACGACGGTGACCCGCGGGGTGACAGAGAAATTGCTCGTGCAGGCGCGCTCCTATTCCACCACCGCCGGCAAGCTGATTCTCTCCGCCAACGGTCCCGACTTGTTGATGCTCAGTAACGTCTGCAAGAAGCTCGCCGCGGACAACAAGGATGTGTATTGGGTCGGAATCGCCGGCGCGGACGATCACTTCCTGGCCCACACCGACATCAAACAGTTGACCCAGAACGCCTCGCTGCGGGCCGGGCATGACCGCGCTTTCGCGGAGGTGCTGCGCGACAACGAAACACTCGAGCGCGCCGCCGACACGCTGAGCGTCACCATCCCGATCGTCGAGCAGGGAATCCGCATCGGCCGCCTGGCCTTGGCGGCGTCATCGCGCCAAATCCAGGCGGCCCGGCGTGCCTCCATCGTCACGGTCGCCTCGATCACGCTGGCGATGCTCATGCTCGGCATCCCGGTGACGCTGCTGGTCGTGCATCGCAAGCTGCGGGCGGTCGGGCTGATCACAGACGCGCTACGGCGTGTGGATTTGAACAACATCCGCTTTGACGTCATGATTCCGACACGCAACGAATTCGGCTACTTGGCTGAGACTGTGCGTGTCATGGGTGGGAAGTTGAACCGGGCGCAACAGGACCTGAAGGAGAAGGAGAGACTCGATCGGGAGCTGGAGATTGCCCATGAAATCCAGGAGAGCATCCTGCCGCACTGCGTGCCCGAATCGGATCGCTTCCAGATGGCCGTGAGCTACCGGAGCGCGAAAGTCGTCGGTGGTGACTACTACGACTTCCTGGAATTGGATGACACCCACCTCGGCTTGGTCGTTGCCGACGTGTCAGGCAAGTCGCTTCCCGGCATGCTGGTCATGCTGATGACGCGCGACATCATCCGGAGTCTCGCCCGTCCGGGAATGCCACCCGCCGCTCTTCTGTCTGCCGTGAATCGCAAGCTGCACCCTGATCTCAAGAAGGGGATGTTTGTGACGATGTTCTTAGGGGTGCTCGACACCGAATCCGGGGATTTCGAATTCGCCTCGGCGGGCCACAATCCTCTGATTGTGCTCCCCGTGGACGGCGACACAGTCGAGCTCGTCAAGACCAGGGGCTTTCCGTTGGGCATGCTGCCTCCGGATCAGTTCGATGCCCGGATCGAGAGTCGGCGCATCGCACTGTCCCAGGACATGTGGCTGGTCCAATACACGGATGGCCTGAATGAAGGGCAGGACGGGGACAAGAACGAGTTTGGCATCGACCGACTCCTGGAGACCATCGGTTCCTGCCGGGGCCTGACCGCCGACGGCCTGGTCGACCACACGCTGAAGATCCACGGAGATTTCGTGAAGTCGGCGCCGCAGTACGATGACATCACGCTCGTGGCTGTGAAGTGGATTGGCGGTCGCCCATCGACCCCGCCGGCCGATCCAGAACGGGAGTTGGCATGCCAGTCAGTTCCGAAGTGA
- a CDS encoding lysylphosphatidylglycerol synthase domain-containing protein gives MLVGALLTLTVCFFVARALYTQWDVVRSYQWRLGVGWLLLSAVLAWLDIVLLVALWRYMIGRVSGRAIRLGSAYRISVLANLGKYIPGKLWSVMGMVYLLKHEGVPTPGALAATALHQAFTIVPGAVFVSVVLGAGVWGHLPVAAVVIGLAVSVVILYPPFFSKLLNFGLRLFRRPPITFQLSFAAAFVLFWAYILAWVLYGTSFWCMTLGLGLPPGPFWPVVAAYGAAYLIGFLALFAPGGLGVREGILAVVLAPYLPPGLSVAVAVMSRFWMTIVELTGLIPVAGGFGKSRRTS, from the coding sequence TTGCTTGTCGGCGCCCTGCTCACGCTGACCGTCTGCTTCTTCGTCGCCCGCGCGTTGTACACGCAGTGGGACGTCGTGCGGTCCTACCAATGGCGTCTCGGAGTGGGATGGCTGCTGCTGTCGGCGGTGTTGGCCTGGCTCGACATCGTCTTGCTCGTTGCCCTCTGGCGTTACATGATTGGCAGAGTATCCGGTCGTGCCATCCGTCTCGGGTCCGCGTATCGAATCTCCGTATTGGCCAACCTGGGCAAGTACATCCCCGGGAAACTCTGGTCCGTCATGGGGATGGTGTATTTGCTGAAGCACGAAGGCGTGCCGACGCCCGGGGCATTGGCCGCCACAGCGCTGCACCAGGCGTTCACGATCGTCCCCGGGGCGGTATTCGTGAGTGTGGTCCTCGGCGCCGGCGTTTGGGGTCATCTCCCTGTGGCAGCAGTCGTCATTGGACTGGCCGTGAGTGTCGTCATCCTCTACCCACCGTTCTTCTCGAAGCTCCTCAACTTTGGGCTGCGGCTCTTCCGTCGCCCGCCGATCACATTCCAGCTCTCCTTCGCCGCCGCGTTCGTCCTCTTCTGGGCATATATCCTGGCGTGGGTTCTCTATGGAACCTCGTTCTGGTGCATGACGCTGGGGCTGGGACTTCCTCCCGGACCCTTCTGGCCGGTGGTCGCCGCCTATGGGGCCGCATACTTGATCGGGTTTTTGGCTCTCTTTGCTCCCGGAGGCCTCGGCGTGCGCGAGGGCATCCTGGCTGTTGTTCTGGCACCATACCTCCCCCCGGGGTTGTCGGTGGCAGTGGCCGTCATGTCCCGCTTCTGGATGACAATCGTCGAGTTGACGGGCCTGATTCCCGTCGCGGGCGGATTCGGAAAGTCCCGGAGAACATCCTGA
- a CDS encoding STAS domain-containing protein, with translation MSESPLNQRVLRDDTLLVSVGNALDNTNAPELLSVITEAQTKGFRFVILNLDGLQFLSSAGVGAIIGTVEVAREMQGDIILCHLSPGIRHVLDVLDLSDYLTIAADLQAAEILRDS, from the coding sequence ATGAGCGAATCACCATTGAACCAACGCGTCCTGCGTGACGACACCCTCTTGGTATCCGTGGGGAACGCATTGGACAACACGAACGCGCCGGAGCTGCTTTCGGTCATCACGGAAGCACAGACGAAGGGCTTTCGGTTCGTCATCCTGAATCTGGACGGCCTGCAATTCTTGTCGTCGGCCGGCGTTGGTGCCATCATCGGCACGGTGGAGGTGGCACGGGAAATGCAGGGAGACATCATCCTCTGCCATCTGTCACCCGGAATACGGCATGTGTTGGACGTGCTTGATCTGTCGGACTACCTGACGATCGCCGCCGATCTCCAGGCGGCGGAGATCCTGCGGGACAGTTGA
- a CDS encoding ATP-binding protein, translating to MSQGHEVRTVSSSSTAVYPEWREIEKRLFALESLSRLTEEFASRPDFERLTQFLLLTIAGQFSIGSACLVLRETSDAGTEHLYYGTGRLRECRALAEAGRTAMCEGWLDGIPYVVSVDDSPCQDGFEALTEVLRDHGVRLIAPLHCNGRLLGFIGLAGKVNGTALSEPEQSLLGVLITTTAPLIANSLLFLEVTHLSASHLAILNTVPQGVFVFEQGERLSRINAAGVEILNELTAESRRHDELLGLSIDEVFSESTFPAWGPALKSPLAHEEGSPIQRLVAGNGPVERTFNLRRSAISHGLAMKPELVVTLEDVTTARDQENRLFELEKHAEKGVMISTIAHELNNYLGLITGGLELAQLSLRESDPVRTTRFVEQLVGNVANMQRFAAGLMDSVTLAPQKRKVSLNTIIADLVAFTAIQSRFRGLRIDTSLGQNLPAVDLDPDLITQVLMNLLNNAADAIAETRRGSGTIRVTTMRADDGIELRVADDGAGMTPEVAQNLFRSRLTTKAKGHGHGLMTCANIIQSHGGTVTVESQPEVGSTFIIRLTC from the coding sequence TTGAGCCAGGGGCACGAGGTGCGGACCGTATCGTCGTCATCCACTGCCGTCTATCCCGAGTGGCGGGAGATCGAGAAGCGCCTCTTCGCGCTGGAATCGCTGTCGCGGCTGACGGAGGAATTCGCTTCCCGACCGGACTTCGAACGGTTGACGCAGTTCCTGCTTCTGACCATCGCCGGGCAGTTCTCGATCGGCAGCGCCTGCCTCGTCTTGCGGGAGACGTCCGACGCCGGAACAGAGCATCTGTACTACGGTACCGGGCGATTGCGAGAGTGCAGGGCCTTGGCCGAGGCCGGCCGGACAGCCATGTGCGAGGGGTGGCTGGACGGGATTCCGTACGTCGTGTCGGTCGACGATTCGCCATGCCAAGACGGATTCGAGGCGCTCACGGAGGTGCTGCGAGACCATGGCGTCCGTTTGATCGCTCCGCTTCATTGTAACGGCAGGCTATTGGGCTTCATCGGACTGGCCGGGAAGGTGAATGGAACTGCGCTCAGTGAGCCGGAACAGTCCCTTTTGGGCGTGCTCATCACGACAACGGCGCCGTTGATCGCCAACTCACTTCTGTTCCTCGAGGTGACGCACCTGAGTGCCTCCCATCTGGCGATATTGAATACCGTTCCCCAGGGGGTGTTCGTCTTCGAGCAGGGCGAGCGGTTGTCGAGGATCAACGCCGCGGGTGTGGAGATCCTCAACGAGTTGACTGCCGAGTCTCGACGTCACGACGAACTGCTGGGATTGTCCATCGACGAAGTCTTTTCGGAATCGACTTTTCCTGCCTGGGGTCCAGCGCTAAAGAGCCCGCTCGCCCACGAGGAGGGATCTCCGATCCAGCGGTTGGTGGCGGGCAACGGCCCCGTTGAGCGAACGTTCAACTTGCGACGCAGCGCCATATCGCACGGCTTGGCCATGAAGCCGGAACTGGTCGTTACGTTGGAGGATGTGACAACGGCCCGGGACCAGGAGAATCGCCTCTTTGAACTGGAAAAGCACGCCGAGAAGGGCGTGATGATCTCCACGATCGCCCATGAGCTGAACAACTATCTTGGCCTGATCACCGGAGGACTGGAGCTCGCGCAGCTATCCCTCCGGGAATCCGATCCGGTCCGGACCACCCGGTTCGTGGAGCAACTCGTCGGCAATGTCGCGAACATGCAGCGGTTCGCTGCCGGGCTGATGGATTCTGTCACGCTGGCCCCCCAGAAACGCAAAGTCAGTCTGAATACGATCATCGCCGATCTCGTGGCCTTCACGGCGATCCAGAGTCGTTTTCGCGGCCTGCGGATCGACACATCCCTCGGTCAGAATCTGCCCGCAGTTGATCTCGATCCCGACCTCATCACGCAAGTTCTGATGAACCTTCTGAATAACGCCGCGGATGCGATCGCGGAAACGCGGAGGGGCTCCGGGACAATCCGAGTCACCACGATGCGTGCTGATGACGGCATTGAGCTGCGCGTGGCGGATGATGGCGCAGGCATGACACCGGAAGTGGCACAGAATCTGTTCCGGTCCCGCCTGACCACGAAGGCCAAAGGCCACGGTCATGGACTGATGACCTGTGCGAATATCATCCAGAGTCATGGCGGGACCGTGACCGTCGAAAGCCAGCCCGAAGTCGGCTCCACGTTCATCATTCGATTGACCTGTTGA